Proteins found in one Sardina pilchardus chromosome 3, fSarPil1.1, whole genome shotgun sequence genomic segment:
- the LOC134076236 gene encoding kinetochore-associated protein DSN1 homolog, which yields MTMYFVVVAARDKFEGLGIKMAEQLQEKSSDRSLRNDNHGQTPDEVESEENSKAAKRSLCDDPDSEPPHKSSRSASPSKESLASGADDDLEESKVPLPEDTITKTKEGSELSPRSKRKSWRRSTRSRRSLPLFAGAIQNLCKSISPSLPDEERLEKLMEAAMNMAVEKLQKTLVTLPGADVEKFETQVKSLKNGWAGVAKQIREQSKLEEEKGKTTKSDPNIERALELSKNAISRLETESALWDSLLEKHQSKAEELAKLLEKGKRLPLDPSSMAQSSQSQLIQCKPDYRNILSRQQQRLHTVELVLDAQCKLFKELLSFQEQCELLVKEISTKLADEAGFQVLPCPVRNLLKGPVASTSS from the exons ATGACGATGTACTTTGTTGTCGTCGCAGCGCGGGATAAATTTGAAGGACTAGGCATTAAAATGGCGGAGCAGCTTCAGGAAAAGTCTTCCGATAGAAG CCTCAGAAATGATAACCATGGCCAGACTCCAGACGAG GTGGAGTCTGAAGAGAACTCCAAGGCAGCCAAAAGAAGTCTTTGTGATGATCCCGACTCTGAGCCACCCCACAAATCTTCGCGTTCAGCATCACCCTCTAAAGAGTCCTTAGCATCAGGGGCAGACGATGATTTAGAAGAATCAAAGGTTCCTTTGCCTGAAGACACAATTACTAAAACCAAGGAAGGTTCCGAACTGAGTCCTCGCTCAAAAAGGAAATCTTGGAGGAGGTCGACACGAAGCCGACGTTCCCTGCCCTTGTTTGCTGGTGCCATTCAAA ACTTGTGTAAATCTATCAGTCCGTCCTTACCAGATGAGGAGAGGCTTGAAAAATTAATGGAAGCTGCTATGAAT ATGGCTGTGGAGAAGCTTCAGAAGACTCTTGTCACTTTGCCAGGTGCTGATGTAGAAAAGTTTGAAACACAAG TAAAGTCCTTAAAGAATGGCTGGGCTGGTGTGGCGAAACAAATACGCGAACAAAGCaagttagaagaagaaaaaggaaaaactacCAAAAG TGACCCTAATATTGAGAGAGCCTTGGAGCTGTCCAAAAATGCCATCAGCAG GTTGGAGACAGAAAGTGCACTGTGGGACTCTCTCCTTGAAAAGCATCAGTCAAAGGCCGAAGAGCTGGCAAA GCTACTAGAGAAGGGCAAGCGCTTGCCGCTAGACCCCAGCAGCATGGCCCAGTCCTCGCAGAGTCAACTGATTCAGTGCAAACCAGACTACCGCAACATCCTCTCCAGACAACAGCAGCGTCTCCACACCGTGGAACTGGTG CTGGACGCCCAGTGTAAACTGTTCAAGGAACTGCTTTCTTTCCAGGAACAGTGTGAACTACTCGTAAAGGAGATAAGCACCAAACTGG CTGATGAGGCTGGATTCCAGGTTCTGCCTTGTCCTGTCAGAAACCTCCTCAAAGGACCTGTGGCCAGCACGTCATCGTAA